The following are from one region of the Veillonella nakazawae genome:
- a CDS encoding CD3337/EF1877 family mobilome membrane protein, producing the protein MKPSIVNRIKSNWTLKRLGKVAMTVAFTLVIAIFLLAMLGTVVQAAGLVDDTVNVANEYSRYPLENYQLDFYVDNSWGWLPWNWSDGIGKQVMYGLYAITNFIWTISLYVSNATGYLVQEAYSLDFISATADSIGKNMQTLAGVSANGFSTEGFYVGFLLLLILVLGVYVAYTGLIKRETTKAIHAIMNFVLVFILSASFIAYAPDYIKKINDFSSDISNASLSLGTKIVMPHSDSQGKDSVDLIRDSLFSIQVQQPWLLLQYNSSDIESIGIDRVESLLSTSPDSNNGEDREKIVAEEIEDRSNTNLTITKTINRLGTVFFLFVFNIGISIFVFLLTGIMIFSQVLFIIYAMFLPVSFILSMIPSFDGMSKRAITKLFNTILTRAGITLIITTAFSISTMLYTLSAGYPFFLIAFLQIVTFAGIYFKLGDLMSMFSLQSNDSQSVGSRVMRKPRMLMHAHMHRLQRKLGRSMTTLGAGSAIVTGKKGQSGSGSSARTQADHSRPDGKEKSTLGKRIGQTIGTVADTKDRMVDTASGLKEQVKDLPTNARYAVYQGKSKVKENVRDLTSSISQTKADRASGRKEQQEQRRKTIAKRRSEMEQVKQKKQPASSVHERPTTRQEQYHDEQTSKQSNIQTSYKESQQAKQERPAVKSDFSSPKVERQGNTVQEKTVQKPATSTTTADRTSQRPITKERPSTVQRVPLQNTRSRPPIKTATIKKVGKKP; encoded by the coding sequence GTGAAACCATCAATAGTAAACAGAATAAAATCAAACTGGACGCTGAAACGTCTAGGTAAAGTGGCAATGACAGTGGCTTTCACACTTGTGATTGCCATTTTTCTTTTAGCCATGCTGGGAACGGTGGTTCAAGCTGCGGGCTTGGTAGATGATACGGTCAATGTGGCAAATGAATACAGCCGATACCCACTTGAAAACTATCAACTGGATTTTTATGTGGATAATAGCTGGGGCTGGCTTCCGTGGAACTGGTCGGACGGGATTGGAAAACAGGTCATGTATGGACTATATGCCATTACCAATTTTATTTGGACAATCAGTTTGTATGTTTCCAATGCGACAGGTTACTTAGTACAGGAAGCCTATTCCTTAGACTTCATTTCCGCTACAGCAGATTCCATTGGTAAGAATATGCAGACCTTAGCTGGTGTGAGTGCAAACGGATTTTCAACAGAGGGTTTCTATGTTGGATTCCTCTTACTCTTGATTTTGGTTCTTGGGGTTTATGTTGCCTATACGGGACTGATAAAGAGAGAAACCACAAAGGCAATTCATGCCATTATGAATTTTGTGCTGGTGTTTATCCTATCGGCTTCCTTTATTGCCTACGCTCCCGACTACATTAAAAAAATCAATGACTTTTCATCAGACATCAGTAATGCCAGTTTATCACTTGGCACGAAGATTGTCATGCCCCATTCCGATAGTCAAGGCAAGGACAGCGTGGACTTAATCAGAGATAGCCTGTTTTCCATACAGGTTCAGCAACCGTGGCTACTGCTTCAATACAACAGTTCAGACATTGAAAGTATCGGTATTGACCGTGTGGAAAGCCTGCTCTCCACCAGCCCAGATTCCAACAATGGCGAAGACAGAGAAAAAATTGTTGCGGAAGAAATTGAAGACAGAAGCAATACCAATCTAACCATTACAAAGACCATTAACCGTTTAGGTACAGTCTTCTTCCTATTTGTCTTCAATATTGGGATTTCCATATTTGTATTCCTATTAACAGGAATCATGATTTTCTCGCAGGTACTTTTTATCATCTATGCTATGTTTCTGCCTGTGAGCTTTATTTTAAGCATGATTCCATCATTTGATGGTATGTCAAAACGAGCCATAACAAAGCTCTTTAATACCATTTTGACACGAGCTGGAATCACATTGATTATTACGACAGCATTTAGTATTTCAACCATGCTCTATACCTTATCGGCTGGTTATCCGTTCTTTTTGATTGCTTTTCTACAGATTGTGACCTTTGCAGGAATCTACTTCAAGCTGGGCGATTTAATGAGTATGTTTTCTCTACAGAGTAACGATTCTCAAAGTGTGGGAAGTCGTGTGATGAGAAAACCTCGTATGCTTATGCACGCTCACATGCACCGTCTACAGCGGAAACTTGGACGTTCTATGACTACTCTAGGGGCTGGGTCTGCCATTGTTACAGGTAAAAAAGGACAGTCGGGTTCGGGGAGTTCTGCAAGGACACAAGCAGATCACTCCCGACCAGACGGAAAGGAAAAATCAACACTTGGAAAACGTATCGGTCAAACCATCGGTACAGTAGCTGATACCAAAGACAGAATGGTAGACACTGCTAGTGGTTTGAAAGAACAGGTTAAAGATTTGCCGACCAATGCAAGATATGCAGTATATCAAGGAAAATCCAAAGTAAAAGAGAATGTCCGTGATTTAACCAGTAGTATTTCTCAAACCAAAGCGGACAGAGCCAGTGGACGCAAGGAACAGCAGGAACAAAGGCGAAAAACCATTGCGAAGCGTCGCTCTGAAATGGAACAGGTCAAACAGAAAAAACAGCCTGCTTCTTCTGTTCATGAAAGACCGACTACAAGACAAGAACAATATCATGATGAACAGACCTCAAAACAGTCTAATATTCAGACTTCATATAAGGAATCTCAACAAGCCAAACAAGAGCGTCCAGCAGTTAAGTCCGATTTTTCAAGTCCAAAAGTGGAACGCCAAGGCAATACCGTTCAAGAAAAAACCGTTCAAAAGCCAGCAACTTCAACCACTACAGCAGATAGAACTTCACAACGTCCAATCACAAAAGAACGTCCGTCTACTGTTCAAAGAGTACCACTACAAAATACAAGAAGTAGACCACCAATCAAAACCGCCACCATTAAGAAAGTCGGTAAGAAACCATGA
- a CDS encoding conjugal transfer protein, giving the protein MIIKIERKEKKEKPKKSKKPSKQRKVPMIKVGTHKKLTFVLWVLLIGSVGFGIYKNFTAIDTHTVRETEIIKQQIVDTNQVESFVKSFAKDYFSWQQSQEAIDKRNEKLTHYLTEELQVLNEEMIRKDIPTSSSVNDIQVWQVSQVNENTFEVLFSVEQVITEDKDKETISSSFHVVVHIDESDNMVIIKNPTMSKKPQKSDYQPKQLESDHTVDTETMDEIISFLETFFQLYPTATEKELTYYVSNHVLPMINKEYVFEELVNPIFTRKDNQVIVNVAVKYLDQETKATQISQFELILEKQDNWKIVK; this is encoded by the coding sequence ATGATTATAAAAATCGAGCGAAAAGAAAAGAAGGAGAAACCAAAGAAATCTAAAAAACCGAGCAAGCAAAGAAAAGTTCCGATGATTAAAGTTGGCACGCATAAGAAATTAACCTTTGTTTTATGGGTTTTATTGATTGGTAGTGTCGGATTTGGAATCTATAAAAATTTTACTGCCATTGACACTCATACTGTCCGTGAAACAGAAATCATTAAACAGCAGATTGTCGATACCAACCAAGTAGAAAGTTTTGTGAAATCCTTTGCGAAAGACTACTTTTCGTGGCAACAATCCCAAGAAGCCATTGATAAACGAAATGAGAAATTGACCCATTATTTGACGGAAGAATTGCAGGTATTAAATGAAGAAATGATTCGTAAGGATATTCCTACTAGTTCTAGTGTGAACGATATACAGGTGTGGCAGGTTTCTCAAGTGAATGAGAACACCTTTGAGGTACTGTTTTCTGTTGAACAAGTTATTACCGAAGACAAAGACAAGGAAACTATATCGTCTAGCTTTCATGTGGTTGTCCATATAGATGAATCAGATAATATGGTTATTATCAAAAATCCGACAATGAGTAAGAAACCTCAAAAATCGGACTACCAACCCAAACAGCTAGAAAGTGACCATACAGTAGATACAGAAACGATGGACGAAATCATTAGCTTTTTAGAAACGTTCTTCCAGCTCTATCCTACCGCCACAGAAAAAGAATTGACTTACTATGTAAGTAATCATGTGTTACCTATGATTAACAAGGAATATGTTTTCGAGGAATTGGTGAATCCTATCTTTACCAGAAAAGATAACCAAGTAATCGTGAATGTCGCTGTGAAATATTTAGATCAAGAAACAAAGGCAACCCAAATCTCGCAATTTGAGTTGATATTAGAAAAACAAGATAATT
- a CDS encoding antirestriction protein ArdA produces the protein MDDMQVYIANLGKYNEGELVGAWFTFPIDFEEVKEKIGLNDEYEEYAIHDYELPFTVDEYTSIGELNRLWEMVSELPEELQSELSALLTHFSSIEELSEHQEDIIIHSDCDDMYDVARYYIEETGALGEVPASLQNYIDYQAYGRDLDLSGTFISTNHGIFEIVY, from the coding sequence ATGGACGATATGCAAGTCTATATTGCGAATTTAGGCAAATACAATGAGGGCGAATTGGTCGGTGCGTGGTTTACCTTTCCCATTGACTTTGAGGAAGTCAAAGAGAAAATCGGCTTGAATGATGAATATGAGGAATACGCCATTCATGACTACGAGTTACCCTTTACGGTTGACGAATACACTTCCATTGGCGAACTCAATCGACTATGGGAAATGGTATCGGAATTACCCGAAGAATTACAATCGGAGCTATCTGCTCTGCTCACTCATTTTTCAAGCATTGAAGAACTAAGCGAACATCAAGAGGATATTATCATTCATTCCGATTGTGATGATATGTATGACGTGGCACGCTACTACATTGAAGAAACGGGTGCTTTAGGCGAAGTACCAGCTAGTCTTCAAAACTATATTGATTATCAAGCCTATGGTCGGGATTTAGACCTTTCAGGAACGTTTATCTCAACCAATCATGGGATTTTTGAAATCGTCTATTAA
- a CDS encoding ATP-binding protein, with protein sequence MAYPIKYIENNLVWNKDGECYAYYELVPYNYSFLSPEQKIQVHDSFRQLIAQNRDGKIHALQISTESSIRSAQERSKNEVTGKLKAVAYDKIDQQTDALISMIGENQVNYRFFIGFKLLLNDQEFSMKSLTVEAKNALSDFVYDVNHKLMGDFVSMSNDEILRFQKMEKLLENKISRRFKIRRLDKDDFGYLIEHLYGQTGTAYEEYEYHLSKKKLDNETLIKYYDLIKPTRCLVEEKQRYLKIQQEDETVYVAYFTINSIVGELDFPSSEIFYYQQQQFTFPIDTSMNVEIVANRKALSTVRNKKKELKDLDNHAWQSDNETSSNVAEALESVNELETNLDQSKESMYKLSYVVRVSANDLDELKRRCNEVKDFYDDLSVKLVRPFGDMLGLHEEFLPASKRYMNDYIQYVTSDFLAGLGFGATQMLGENEGIYVGYSLDTGRNVYLKPALASQGVKGSVTNALASAFVGSLGGGKSFANNLIVYYAVLYGAQAVIVDPKAERGRWKETLPEISHEINIVTLTSDEKNKGLLDPYVIMKNPKDSESLAIDILTFLTGISSRDGERFPILRKAIRAVTNSEVRGLMKVIEELRVENTPLSTSIADHIESFTDYDFAHLLFSNGYVEQSISLEKQLNIIQVADLVLPDKETSFEEYTTMELLSVAMLIVISTFALDFIHTDRSIFKIVDLDEAWSFLQVAQGKTLSMKLVRAGRAMNAGVYFVTQNTDDLLDEKLKNNLGLKFAFRSTDLNEIKKTLAFFGVDPEDENNQKRLRDLENGQCLISDLYGRVGVIQFHPVFEELLHAFDTRPPVRKEV encoded by the coding sequence ATGGCATATCCAATTAAATACATTGAAAACAATCTCGTCTGGAATAAAGACGGGGAATGTTATGCTTACTATGAGCTTGTTCCTTACAATTACTCATTTCTAAGTCCAGAACAGAAAATACAAGTGCATGATTCTTTCAGACAGCTTATCGCACAAAATCGTGATGGCAAAATTCATGCTTTACAAATCAGTACAGAATCCAGCATACGTTCTGCACAAGAGCGTTCCAAAAATGAAGTCACTGGCAAGCTCAAAGCGGTTGCCTATGACAAAATCGACCAACAGACAGACGCTTTAATATCCATGATTGGCGAAAATCAAGTGAACTACCGTTTCTTTATCGGCTTTAAGTTGCTTCTCAACGATCAGGAGTTTTCTATGAAAAGTCTTACCGTTGAAGCAAAAAATGCTTTGTCTGATTTTGTCTATGATGTGAACCATAAGCTGATGGGCGATTTTGTTAGTATGAGTAATGATGAAATCCTGCGTTTTCAGAAGATGGAAAAGCTCTTAGAAAATAAAATCTCTCGTCGTTTCAAAATCCGCAGGTTAGATAAGGACGACTTCGGCTATCTGATTGAACACCTTTACGGACAGACAGGCACTGCCTATGAAGAGTATGAGTACCATCTATCAAAGAAAAAGCTGGATAATGAAACGCTGATTAAATACTATGACTTGATTAAGCCTACTCGCTGTTTGGTGGAAGAAAAACAGCGATATTTGAAAATCCAGCAGGAAGATGAAACCGTCTATGTAGCTTACTTTACCATTAACAGCATTGTCGGAGAACTGGACTTCCCGTCCTCTGAAATCTTCTACTACCAGCAACAGCAATTTACATTCCCGATTGATACGTCAATGAATGTGGAAATTGTAGCGAATCGTAAAGCCCTATCTACTGTCCGCAATAAAAAGAAAGAACTGAAAGACTTGGATAACCACGCTTGGCAAAGTGATAATGAAACCAGCTCCAATGTGGCGGAAGCTCTGGAAAGTGTGAATGAGCTGGAAACCAATTTAGACCAAAGCAAGGAATCTATGTACAAGCTGTCTTATGTGGTAAGGGTATCAGCAAATGATCTTGACGAACTCAAACGTCGTTGTAATGAAGTGAAAGATTTTTATGACGATTTAAGCGTAAAACTGGTACGACCATTTGGGGATATGCTCGGCTTACATGAAGAATTTTTACCTGCCAGCAAGCGTTATATGAATGATTATATTCAATACGTGACCTCTGATTTCCTCGCTGGTTTAGGTTTTGGTGCTACTCAAATGCTGGGGGAAAATGAGGGGATTTATGTTGGCTACAGCTTAGATACTGGACGCAATGTCTATCTGAAACCTGCTCTTGCCAGTCAAGGGGTTAAGGGTTCAGTAACCAATGCGTTAGCGTCGGCTTTTGTTGGTTCGCTGGGTGGTGGTAAATCCTTTGCGAATAACCTTATCGTCTATTATGCGGTGCTTTATGGGGCACAAGCAGTGATTGTAGACCCAAAAGCAGAACGTGGCAGATGGAAAGAAACCTTGCCAGAGATTTCCCATGAAATCAATATCGTCACTCTGACTTCTGATGAGAAAAACAAAGGCTTACTTGACCCTTATGTGATTATGAAAAATCCCAAAGATTCTGAATCACTGGCTATTGATATTCTGACATTCCTTACGGGGATTTCCTCTCGTGATGGGGAACGCTTCCCAATCCTTAGAAAAGCCATTCGTGCAGTAACCAATAGTGAAGTACGAGGGTTGATGAAAGTGATTGAGGAATTACGGGTTGAGAATACGCCACTAAGTACCAGTATAGCCGACCATATCGAAAGTTTTACAGACTATGACTTTGCACATTTATTATTCAGTAATGGTTATGTGGAGCAGTCTATCAGCTTAGAAAAACAACTGAACATTATACAGGTTGCGGACTTGGTACTTCCCGACAAGGAAACTTCCTTTGAGGAATATACCACTATGGAGCTTTTATCCGTTGCTATGCTGATTGTCATTAGTACCTTTGCTTTAGACTTTATCCATACAGACCGAAGCATTTTCAAGATTGTAGATTTAGACGAAGCATGGAGCTTTTTACAGGTAGCACAAGGAAAAACACTATCTATGAAGCTGGTTCGGGCTGGTCGTGCTATGAACGCTGGGGTATATTTCGTGACCCAAAATACAGACGACCTCTTAGATGAAAAACTGAAAAATAACCTCGGCTTAAAATTTGCATTTCGTTCCACTGACCTTAACGAGATTAAAAAGACCTTAGCCTTTTTTGGTGTAGACCCAGAGGACGAAAACAATCAGAAGCGATTGCGTGATTTGGAAAACGGGCAATGCCTTATCAGTGATTTATATGGTCGTGTCGGTGTGATACAGTTCCACCCTGTATTTGAAGAACTGCTCCATGCCTTTGATACCAGACCACCTGTGCGAAAAGAGGTGTAA
- the mobT gene encoding MobT family relaxase: MEGFLLNEQTWLQHLKEKRLAYGLSQNRLAVATGITRQYLSDIETGKVKPSEDLQQSLWEALERFNPDAPLEMLFDYVRIRFPTTDVQQVVENILQLKLSYFLHEDYGFYSYSEHYALGDIFVLCSHELDKGVLVELKGRGCRQFESYLLAQQRSWYEFFMDVLVAGGVMKRLDLAINDKTGILNIPVLTEKCQQEECISVFRSFKSYRSGELVRKEEKECMGNTLYIGSLQSEVYFCIYEKDYEQYKKNDIPIEDAEVKNRFEIRLKNERAYYAVRDLLVYDNPEHTAFKIINRYIRFVDKDDSKPRSDWKLNEEWAWFIGNNRERLKLTTKPEPYSFQRTLNWLSHQVAPTLKVAIKLDEINQTQVVKDILDHAKLTDRHKQILKQQSVKEQDVITTKK, encoded by the coding sequence TTGGAGGGATTTTTACTGAATGAACAAACTTGGTTACAGCATTTAAAAGAAAAACGCTTGGCTTATGGACTATCTCAAAACCGTTTAGCTGTTGCGACTGGTATTACAAGGCAGTATCTAAGCGATATTGAAACAGGAAAAGTCAAGCCATCAGAGGATTTACAGCAGTCCCTTTGGGAAGCTCTGGAACGCTTCAATCCCGACGCTCCCCTTGAAATGCTGTTTGATTATGTAAGGATTCGCTTTCCGACAACAGACGTACAGCAGGTGGTCGAAAACATCTTACAACTGAAACTGTCCTATTTTCTTCATGAGGACTATGGTTTCTATTCTTATTCAGAGCATTATGCTTTAGGCGACATATTCGTCCTTTGCTCCCATGAACTGGACAAAGGAGTTCTGGTGGAATTGAAAGGTCGTGGGTGCAGACAATTTGAAAGCTATCTTCTGGCACAACAAAGAAGCTGGTATGAGTTCTTTATGGACGTTTTGGTGGCTGGCGGTGTGATGAAACGCCTTGACCTTGCCATTAACGATAAGACAGGGATTTTGAATATCCCTGTACTCACTGAAAAGTGCCAACAGGAAGAATGTATCTCCGTCTTCCGCAGTTTTAAAAGCTATCGCAGTGGCGAACTGGTACGCAAAGAGGAAAAGGAATGTATGGGAAACACCCTCTATATCGGTTCATTACAAAGTGAAGTTTATTTCTGTATCTATGAAAAGGACTACGAGCAGTACAAGAAAAATGATATTCCCATTGAAGACGCAGAAGTAAAAAACCGTTTTGAGATTCGATTGAAAAATGAGCGTGCCTATTATGCAGTCCGTGATTTACTCGTCTATGACAATCCAGAGCATACCGCCTTTAAAATTATCAATCGGTATATCCGTTTTGTAGATAAAGACGATTCCAAACCTCGTTCTGATTGGAAACTGAATGAAGAATGGGCTTGGTTTATTGGGAACAATCGTGAACGATTAAAACTAACCACAAAACCAGAGCCTTACTCCTTCCAAAGGACGCTGAACTGGCTATCTCATCAAGTTGCCCCGACCTTAAAGGTTGCGATTAAACTTGATGAAATCAACCAGACGCAGGTTGTAAAAGACATTCTCGACCATGCGAAACTGACAGACCGACACAAGCAGATTTTGAAGCAACAGTCAGTAAAAGAACAGGACGTGATAACAACAAAAAAATAA
- a CDS encoding conjugal transfer protein, which yields MKKIRSYTSIWSVEKVLYSINDFRLPFPITFTQMTWFVVSLFAVMILGNLPPLSMIEGAFLKYFGIPVAFTWFMSTKTFDGKKPYGFLKSVIAYALRPKLTYAGKKVTLGRNQPQEAITAVRSEFYGISN from the coding sequence ATGAAGAAAATACGAAGCTATACCAGTATCTGGTCTGTGGAAAAGGTACTGTATTCTATCAATGATTTTAGACTTCCGTTTCCCATAACCTTTACGCAAATGACATGGTTTGTCGTGTCACTCTTTGCAGTGATGATACTTGGCAACTTGCCCCCTCTTTCCATGATAGAGGGAGCATTTCTCAAATACTTTGGGATTCCTGTGGCTTTCACATGGTTTATGTCTACAAAAACTTTTGATGGTAAAAAGCCTTATGGATTTTTGAAGTCTGTCATTGCTTATGCACTGCGACCAAAGCTGACCTATGCAGGAAAAAAAGTAACGCTTGGCAGAAACCAGCCACAAGAAGCCATTACAGCAGTTAGGAGTGAATTTTATGGCATATCCAATTAA